One Pectobacterium polaris DNA window includes the following coding sequences:
- the kup gene encoding low affinity potassium transporter Kup produces the protein MSSEHKRSLPAVTLAAIGVVYGDIGTSPLYTLRECLSGQFGFGVEPDSVFGFLSLIFWLLVLVVSLKYLTYVMRADNAGEGGILTLMSLAGRNTSDRMTSVLVIMGLIGGSFFYGEVVITPAISVMSAMEGLEIAAPSMDSYIVPLSIVVLTLLFIIQKHGTGSVGKLFAPVMLIWFLTLGVLGARSIIANPEVLQALNPMYAVRFFIEYKAVSFFALGAVVLAITGVEALYADMGHFGKFPIRLAWFTVVLPSLVLNYFGQGALLLKDPEAIKNPFFLLAPDWALIPLMILATLATIIASQAVISGVFSLTRQAVRLGYLPPMRIVHTSDMESGQIYIPAINWMLYIAVVIVIVSFEHSSNLAAAYGIAVTGTMVITSILFCTVAVKNWLWNRYLAWVLLAGLLIIDVPMFLANVVKILSGGWLPLALGMVMFIIMTTWKSERFRLLRRLHEHGNSLDAMIASLEKTPPTRVPGTAVYFSRATRVIPFALLHNLKHNKILHERVVLLTMRTEDAPYVLNARRVTVEQLSPTFWRVIANYGWRETPDVEEVFQRCWQDGLTCQMMETSFFMSNESLIIGERPWYLRLRGKLFMMLSRNALRAADQFEIPPNRLIELGIQVEI, from the coding sequence ATGAGCTCAGAACATAAACGTTCGCTTCCGGCTGTCACGCTGGCGGCCATCGGGGTGGTTTATGGAGATATAGGAACCAGCCCTCTTTATACGTTAAGGGAATGTTTATCAGGGCAGTTTGGTTTTGGGGTCGAACCTGACTCGGTCTTTGGCTTTCTTTCACTGATCTTTTGGCTGTTGGTCCTTGTTGTTTCGCTGAAATACCTGACCTATGTGATGCGTGCCGATAACGCAGGCGAAGGTGGGATTCTGACATTAATGTCATTAGCCGGGCGCAATACCTCCGATCGCATGACGTCCGTGCTGGTCATCATGGGGTTGATTGGCGGCAGCTTCTTCTATGGAGAAGTGGTCATCACGCCGGCCATCTCGGTGATGTCGGCGATGGAGGGGCTAGAAATCGCCGCGCCGTCGATGGACAGCTATATCGTTCCACTCTCAATTGTCGTTCTGACATTACTGTTTATCATTCAAAAACACGGTACAGGTAGCGTCGGCAAGCTGTTTGCGCCCGTGATGCTGATTTGGTTTTTGACGCTTGGCGTACTGGGTGCGCGCAGCATCATTGCGAACCCCGAAGTCTTACAGGCGTTGAACCCGATGTACGCTGTGCGCTTCTTTATCGAATATAAAGCGGTGTCGTTCTTCGCGCTGGGCGCTGTAGTGCTGGCGATTACCGGGGTCGAGGCACTGTATGCTGATATGGGCCACTTCGGTAAATTCCCCATTCGTCTGGCCTGGTTTACGGTGGTGCTGCCATCGCTGGTGTTAAATTACTTCGGGCAGGGCGCGTTGCTGTTAAAAGATCCTGAAGCCATCAAGAACCCCTTCTTCCTGCTGGCGCCAGACTGGGCGCTGATTCCGCTGATGATATTGGCCACGCTGGCGACAATCATTGCCTCGCAGGCGGTGATTTCCGGTGTTTTCTCCCTGACTCGTCAGGCGGTGCGGCTGGGCTATTTGCCGCCGATGCGTATCGTACACACGTCAGATATGGAATCCGGTCAGATTTATATTCCTGCTATTAACTGGATGCTCTATATCGCGGTCGTCATCGTGATTGTCAGCTTTGAGCATTCAAGCAACCTGGCAGCGGCTTACGGGATTGCGGTAACGGGTACGATGGTGATTACCAGCATTCTGTTCTGTACGGTGGCGGTGAAGAATTGGCTCTGGAATCGCTATCTGGCGTGGGTGTTGCTGGCGGGCCTGCTGATTATTGACGTGCCGATGTTTTTGGCAAACGTGGTCAAGATCCTCTCCGGCGGCTGGCTGCCGCTGGCGTTGGGTATGGTGATGTTTATCATCATGACGACGTGGAAAAGCGAGCGCTTCAGGCTGCTGCGCCGGCTGCATGAGCATGGTAATTCGCTGGATGCCATGATTGCCTCGCTGGAGAAAACGCCGCCGACGCGTGTGCCGGGGACCGCCGTGTATTTCTCGCGCGCGACTCGTGTAATTCCATTCGCGCTGCTGCATAACCTTAAGCACAATAAAATCCTGCATGAGCGCGTGGTGCTGTTGACCATGCGAACAGAGGATGCGCCCTATGTGCTGAACGCGCGTCGCGTGACGGTTGAACAGCTTTCGCCGACGTTCTGGCGCGTGATTGCCAACTATGGCTGGCGTGAGACGCCGGATGTGGAAGAGGTCTTTCAGCGCTGCTGGCAGGATGGGTTAACCTGCCAAATGATGGAAACGTCTTTCTTTATGTCCAATGAGTCGCTGATTATCGGTGAGCGCCCGTGGTATCTGCGCTTGCGCGGTAAGCTATTCATGATGCTCAGCCGCAATGCGCTGCGGGCGGCGGATCAGTTTGAAATACCGCCGAACAGGCTGATTGAGTTAGGGATACAGGTCGAGATTTAA